Proteins from a genomic interval of bacterium:
- a CDS encoding glycosyltransferase family 9 protein, which translates to MMIWRERDVRFRTDCRHWRGDKPCVQNRLCEGCQAFEKLGPRILIIKLGARGDVLRTTPLIEGLRKKYPDANITWLTAPESVEILYQLPGVDRLIALDAGSVMEMLSRTFEYCICLDKEPWATGLAEKIQATQKFGWGMAPDGVGTPRAFNPEAGYSLALGVSDDLKFRQNQKSYMEIIFEAVGLKYAQEPYQLILTDADRQKCREFLKHQNLDKSRPILGLFTGCGPAFERKRWTENNFAQLIRRVKQEHDVEILLLGGHAEREINQRIKVMAGEKVMDTYGEHTLREFAGFIEACHTVVTGDTLALHIALAMQRPTVCLFGPTCHQEIDMFGLGEKIVSTLDCSPCYQKTCDKKPTCMETLSVNQVRQALGKLW; encoded by the coding sequence GTGATGATTTGGAGGGAACGCGACGTGCGATTCAGGACTGATTGCCGCCATTGGCGGGGGGACAAACCGTGTGTTCAAAATCGTTTGTGCGAAGGCTGCCAGGCATTTGAAAAGTTGGGCCCGCGAATATTGATCATTAAACTGGGCGCACGCGGGGATGTTCTGCGAACCACGCCTTTGATTGAAGGTCTCAGAAAAAAATATCCTGATGCCAATATAACCTGGTTGACGGCACCTGAATCAGTTGAAATACTTTACCAGCTCCCGGGCGTCGACCGTCTCATTGCCTTGGATGCCGGCAGCGTCATGGAAATGCTTTCCAGGACATTTGAATATTGTATCTGTCTTGACAAAGAACCCTGGGCCACAGGTCTGGCTGAAAAAATTCAGGCCACGCAAAAATTCGGCTGGGGCATGGCACCTGACGGTGTGGGGACACCCCGGGCGTTTAATCCGGAAGCCGGGTATTCATTGGCACTGGGCGTGAGCGATGATCTGAAATTTCGTCAAAATCAGAAAAGTTATATGGAAATTATTTTTGAAGCCGTTGGGTTGAAATACGCGCAAGAACCCTATCAGCTTATTTTGACTGACGCTGACCGGCAAAAGTGCCGGGAGTTTTTAAAGCACCAAAATTTAGATAAAAGCCGTCCCATTTTAGGTCTTTTCACCGGCTGCGGACCGGCCTTTGAAAGAAAACGTTGGACGGAAAATAATTTTGCCCAATTGATCCGTCGGGTTAAGCAAGAACACGACGTGGAGATACTCTTGCTGGGGGGACATGCAGAAAGAGAGATCAATCAGCGGATCAAAGTTATGGCCGGGGAAAAAGTAATGGACACGTACGGCGAGCATACTTTGCGGGAATTTGCCGGATTTATTGAAGCGTGTCATACAGTGGTTACCGGAGATACATTGGCCTTGCATATAGCATTGGCCATGCAACGTCCGACGGTTTGTCTTTTTGGACCTACGTGTCATCAGGAAATTGATATGTTTGGCTTGGGCGAGAAAATTGTTTCAACACTGGACTGCTCGCCGTGTTATCAAAAGACGTGTGATAAAAAACCGACCTGTATGGAAACCCTTTCAGTCAATCAGGTCCGGCAGGCATTGGGGAAATTATGGTAG
- a CDS encoding polyprenol monophosphomannose synthase, translating to MVAAVGKKPAQPKAAKRSMTKKHPHVFVMIPTYNEKANIIRLLENIEALGIPNLAIVVVDDCSPDGTGKLVDRFAKKKKNIHAVHRVHERGRGTAGIAGFKYALAHKADMVIEMDADFSHHPRYIPDMIKAAKQCDVVVGSRFVQGGRDLDRGMSRHLITRMANFYIRRVLKITDVHDCTSGYRLFKRSVLESIKMDNTVSLGPSIVQELLYKATQKGYRAKEIPIVFVDRREGKSTFNWRIMVQSFLMTLILKFLFSSLRRVEIHEKKSKNQ from the coding sequence ATGGTAGCCGCTGTTGGGAAGAAACCCGCGCAACCCAAGGCAGCAAAGCGTTCCATGACTAAAAAACATCCTCATGTGTTTGTTATGATACCCACCTATAATGAAAAGGCAAATATTATCCGCTTGCTTGAAAATATTGAGGCACTTGGAATTCCCAACCTTGCAATTGTCGTTGTCGATGATTGTTCGCCGGATGGGACCGGAAAATTGGTGGACCGGTTTGCGAAAAAGAAGAAAAACATCCATGCGGTCCACCGGGTGCATGAACGGGGGCGGGGGACGGCGGGTATCGCCGGTTTTAAGTATGCCCTGGCACATAAGGCGGACATGGTGATTGAGATGGATGCGGATTTTTCACATCATCCGCGTTATATACCGGATATGATTAAGGCGGCCAAGCAGTGTGATGTTGTGGTGGGCTCGCGTTTTGTTCAGGGAGGCCGGGACCTTGACCGGGGAATGAGCCGGCATTTGATCACCCGCATGGCGAATTTTTATATTCGCCGGGTTTTGAAAATCACCGATGTCCATGATTGTACCTCCGGCTACCGGCTTTTTAAGCGCAGTGTGCTGGAAAGCATCAAGATGGACAATACGGTTTCTCTTGGACCTTCAATTGTGCAGGAACTTCTTTATAAGGCCACCCAGAAAGGGTATCGCGCCAAAGAAATCCCCATTGTGTTTGTTGATCGCCGGGAAGGAAAATCAACATTTAACTGGCGCATCATGGTACAGAGTTTTTTAATGACATTGATTTTAAAATTTCTTTTCTCCAGTCTGCGGCGAGTCGAGATTCATGAAAAAAAATCAAAAAACCAATAA
- a CDS encoding class I SAM-dependent methyltransferase, which produces MKKNQKTNKSETPNPYRASANMMDVSPSVKRGKISPEANISRQTYHGRKPVNVYPQGFVFGQGEADPKALSLSGLKIARALQALGPVKGCVLELGCGGGQYLRALQRYRPDLELFAVDLDAQAVAAVNTIPQVTCMPADVSALPFEDHQFQAVMGFDILEHVDDPGKVLREAVRVLQPGGLLHLYVPCEGNPGTVYVKKGHACKAEFGGHQQQYTTDGLAALIEKNGFDRVEIRYADYWLTQQFDYAFFSRLAKSAHPESLWAAQALRQGGGLQGWVLRQIRRALSVLAWLEGTLRTGPQGAMGVHVTARKR; this is translated from the coding sequence ATGAAAAAAAATCAAAAAACCAATAAATCAGAGACACCCAACCCCTATCGTGCTAGCGCGAACATGATGGACGTAAGTCCATCGGTGAAGCGAGGGAAAATATCGCCGGAGGCGAACATCTCTCGACAAACATACCACGGGCGTAAGCCCGTGAATGTTTATCCGCAGGGATTTGTGTTCGGGCAGGGTGAGGCCGATCCCAAGGCGCTTTCTTTGTCCGGTCTGAAAATTGCCCGCGCGTTGCAGGCACTTGGGCCGGTGAAAGGGTGTGTGCTCGAATTGGGCTGCGGCGGCGGCCAGTACTTGCGCGCGTTGCAGCGCTACCGGCCGGATCTGGAATTATTCGCAGTGGACCTTGATGCTCAGGCAGTGGCTGCAGTCAATACCATCCCGCAGGTTACCTGCATGCCTGCCGATGTAAGTGCGCTGCCTTTTGAGGACCACCAATTCCAAGCCGTGATGGGATTTGATATTCTAGAGCATGTGGATGATCCCGGAAAAGTATTACGCGAGGCGGTCAGAGTGTTGCAGCCCGGCGGTCTGCTGCATCTTTACGTGCCTTGTGAGGGGAATCCGGGTACGGTTTATGTAAAAAAAGGGCATGCCTGCAAAGCCGAATTTGGCGGGCATCAGCAGCAATACACAACAGATGGTTTGGCGGCATTGATTGAAAAAAATGGTTTTGATCGTGTTGAAATACGTTATGCCGATTATTGGCTGACACAGCAATTTGATTATGCTTTTTTTAGCCGGTTGGCGAAAAGCGCCCATCCGGAATCACTCTGGGCGGCGCAAGCGCTGCGTCAAGGCGGGGGCTTGCAGGGCTGGGTGCTCCGACAGATTCGGCGAGCGCTTTCCGTACTGGCCTGGCTGGAAGGGACACTGCGTACAGGTCCGCAGGGTGCCATGGGGGTGCATGTGACAGCCAGGAAGAGATGA
- a CDS encoding radical SAM protein has product MSRVLLLNPPGSKNYIRDYFCSKLSKANYISPPIVLLMLSGIVGREHEVGVLDAIVEGLSFDAALARIKSFQPDTVITLVGAASWDEDRQFLKQLKQHLPVDIIANGDLLLEDAPVRFNEAPEMDAALLDFGSVEILQLLGARNGEPIDNTLYRFSGSLVIGKRTKHAGVFDIPVPQHDLFPLRQYRFPFMVGYPMSAMLTDYGCPFQCTFCVIPGLGFGLRPVPSVLEELRQVKALGVKEIFFLDQTFGVRSDRTRKLCRGMVEQKGVVHWSCFSRADVLDREMLQLMKQAGCHTIIFGVESGSDATLAQYNKKMQIDKIRETLAQCRQVGIRVAATFMLGLPGEDEFGARRTIQLALDLPLDYVAFNVAIPRAGTTLRAQEIEAGLIDASVHTMDQSGIDGAVGTRELSAKKIMALRREALRRFYLRPGYLLRRLFTLRSWVDLKTQVRDGVGVIADAMGMGK; this is encoded by the coding sequence ATGAGCAGAGTTCTCCTTTTAAATCCACCGGGCAGCAAAAATTATATCCGTGATTATTTTTGTTCGAAACTTTCGAAAGCCAATTATATCTCGCCGCCAATCGTGCTGCTGATGCTTTCCGGTATTGTCGGCCGGGAGCATGAGGTTGGCGTCTTAGATGCCATCGTGGAGGGTCTGTCTTTTGATGCCGCGTTGGCACGGATTAAGTCTTTCCAACCGGATACGGTGATTACCCTGGTCGGGGCAGCTTCCTGGGACGAGGACCGCCAATTTTTGAAGCAACTCAAGCAGCACCTGCCGGTTGATATTATTGCCAATGGCGATCTGCTGTTGGAAGATGCACCGGTCCGTTTTAACGAGGCACCGGAGATGGATGCGGCCTTGCTTGATTTTGGGTCGGTGGAGATACTTCAATTGCTGGGTGCGAGAAACGGTGAACCGATTGATAATACTCTCTACCGTTTTTCCGGATCTTTGGTGATTGGGAAGCGGACAAAACATGCCGGTGTTTTTGACATTCCCGTGCCGCAGCATGACTTGTTTCCTCTGCGGCAATACCGTTTTCCCTTTATGGTGGGGTATCCCATGAGTGCGATGCTGACAGACTACGGCTGTCCCTTCCAATGCACTTTTTGTGTGATTCCCGGACTGGGATTTGGTCTGCGTCCGGTACCTTCGGTGTTGGAGGAACTGAGACAGGTGAAGGCATTGGGTGTGAAGGAGATTTTTTTTCTTGATCAAACCTTCGGAGTCCGGTCTGACCGGACGCGCAAATTGTGCCGGGGCATGGTGGAACAAAAAGGGGTCGTTCACTGGTCCTGTTTTTCGCGGGCGGATGTCCTGGACCGGGAGATGCTGCAATTGATGAAGCAGGCCGGTTGTCATACCATTATCTTTGGTGTGGAAAGCGGGTCGGATGCGACCCTGGCCCAATACAATAAAAAAATGCAGATTGATAAAATCAGAGAAACCCTTGCACAATGCCGTCAGGTCGGAATTCGGGTGGCGGCAACCTTCATGCTGGGATTGCCGGGCGAGGACGAATTCGGTGCGCGCCGGACGATACAATTGGCACTTGATCTGCCGCTGGATTATGTGGCGTTTAATGTCGCCATTCCGCGTGCCGGAACAACCTTGCGTGCCCAGGAAATTGAGGCAGGGCTGATTGATGCTTCGGTGCATACCATGGACCAGTCCGGGATTGACGGTGCGGTCGGCACGCGTGAGCTTTCTGCAAAAAAAATTATGGCGTTGCGACGCGAGGCGTTGCGGAGATTTTATTTGCGGCCCGGCTATCTTTTGCGCAGGCTTTTCACCCTCCGTTCCTGGGTTGATCTGAAAACACAAGTGCGCGACGGAGTGGGCGTGATTGCCGATGCGATGGGGATGGGGAAATGA
- a CDS encoding class I SAM-dependent methyltransferase, whose protein sequence is MDKQIYQDLAKSGSGYWWNQGREHLVTGLFEKYSKKKVAYDHSLKIFDIGCAAGGTLFYLSKWGDVWGLDAAPDALELCQAWGIRQDRLLLGDAEKMTVVSDAKFDLVTAVEIIEHLDNPLRAVSEIFRVLKPGGILIITVPADMRLWSERDVRLEHRRRYTVSQLVDQVSQSEFEILKASYANAFYYWPYRFLLWMRRKKSGVDVPRVKTNTYDANPFMSGLFVWLLKLETWWILHSRLPWGVSAVCVCRKKAVSGTKAKA, encoded by the coding sequence ATGGATAAACAAATTTATCAGGATTTGGCGAAATCAGGCAGCGGGTACTGGTGGAACCAGGGGCGGGAGCACCTGGTGACCGGGCTGTTTGAAAAATATAGCAAAAAAAAAGTCGCGTATGATCATTCTTTGAAAATTTTTGATATTGGTTGTGCCGCCGGCGGAACCCTGTTTTATCTTTCCAAATGGGGTGATGTATGGGGACTGGATGCTGCTCCGGATGCGCTCGAACTCTGTCAAGCCTGGGGCATCCGGCAGGACCGGCTTTTGCTGGGAGATGCGGAAAAAATGACAGTCGTCAGTGATGCAAAATTTGATCTGGTCACAGCGGTCGAAATTATTGAGCATCTGGACAATCCCTTGCGGGCAGTGTCTGAGATTTTTCGAGTCCTGAAGCCGGGCGGGATTCTCATCATTACCGTGCCGGCAGACATGCGGTTGTGGAGCGAACGGGATGTTCGGCTGGAGCACCGTCGGCGCTATACGGTTTCCCAACTGGTTGACCAGGTCAGTCAGTCTGAGTTTGAGATCTTGAAAGCCTCCTATGCCAATGCTTTTTATTACTGGCCTTACCGGTTTCTCCTGTGGATGCGGCGGAAAAAAAGCGGGGTCGATGTTCCTCGGGTCAAGACCAATACCTATGATGCCAATCCTTTTATGAGCGGTTTGTTTGTCTGGCTGCTCAAATTGGAGACATGGTGGATTTTACATAGCCGGTTACCCTGGGGTGTTTCTGCGGTCTGTGTATGCAGGAAAAAAGCGGTGTCCGGTACGAAGGCAAAGGCGTAA
- a CDS encoding nucleotidyltransferase domain-containing protein, producing the protein MGYRNKIDLIKKRLIKEISPESIYIFGSYAHGTENPDSDLDFLVIWDTPLPAHKRNVLLSGFFSDRNFPLDIFAFTRKEAEAFRDIPGSMVYEAVQNGKMIYGQ; encoded by the coding sequence ATGGGATACAGGAATAAAATCGATTTAATAAAAAAGCGATTAATTAAGGAAATTTCTCCGGAAAGTATTTATATCTTTGGCTCCTATGCCCACGGTACTGAGAATCCGGACAGTGATCTTGATTTTTTAGTTATATGGGATACACCCTTGCCGGCACATAAGCGCAATGTACTATTGAGCGGTTTTTTTTCTGATAGAAATTTCCCGCTGGATATTTTTGCTTTTACCCGGAAGGAAGCGGAAGCATTTCGGGACATTCCCGGCAGTATGGTCTACGAAGCTGTTCAGAATGGCAAAATGATCTATGGACAATAA
- a CDS encoding HEPN domain-containing protein: MDNKNQLVKLWFTKAEHDLMTITNNLVNKSEPLTDICCFHAQQAIEKMLKGALVFFGKHVTKTHDLIYLVNQLHEYIPELQQYNNQYEKLRPRIV; this comes from the coding sequence ATGGACAATAAAAATCAGCTGGTTAAATTATGGTTTACTAAAGCTGAGCACGATTTGATGACGATTACTAATAACCTGGTTAACAAATCGGAGCCTTTAACCGATATTTGTTGTTTTCATGCACAACAAGCGATTGAAAAAATGCTGAAGGGTGCATTGGTTTTTTTTGGTAAGCATGTTACCAAAACCCATGATTTGATATATTTGGTTAATCAACTTCACGAATACATTCCGGAATTACAGCAATATAATAATCAATATGAAAAACTCAGACCCCGTATTGTCTAG